The Vicinamibacterales bacterium DNA segment CGACCGACCGCTGGTGCCGGTGTTCGTACTCGATCGGATCCTCGATCGTCACGATGTGCCTGGCGTCGCGCCGGTTGATGGCGTCCACGAGCGCGGCCAGGGTCGTCGTCTTGCCCACGCCGGTGGCGCCGCCCACGAGCACCAGCCCGCGCGGGATCTTCGACAGCGTCTCGACGCCCGCGGGCAGGTTCAGCTCGTCCAGGCGCGGGGGCGTGTCGGGCAGCACGCGGATGGCGGCCGCGGCGCGGCCGCGCTCGCGGTGCAGATTCACGCGGTAGCGGCCGGACTCCACGCGCAGCCGGGCGTCCACCGCCTGGCCGGACCGGAACGCCCGGGCGGCGTGCTCCGGCAGCGCCGGCATGACCGCCTGCTCGATGTCCTCGCCGTCGAGCACGGCCGCGCCGTCGATCGCCGCGATGTGGCCGTCGACCCGGAGCGACGGCGGGACGCCGGCCACGAGCAGCAGGTCGCTGGCGCCGGCGCCCCGGGCCCGCGCGAGCCAGGCATCGAGACGCGGCGCGCCCGCCTCGGCGCCGCCGGCGCCGTGCAGGGCGTTCACCGCGTCCACCACCCGGTCGAACTCGGACATCAGCGTCGCGGCAGGAGGGCCTTCGGCACCTTCGCCACCACCGTGAAGTTGGGATCGACGACGTTCGCGATGTCGTACTCGAGCGCCTGGCCCATGAAGGCCGACGCACCACGCTCCGAGAACCCGTAGTCGGCCTGCAGCCATCGCAGCATCTCGGTGGTGGCGTGCTGCAGCGCCTGCACCAGCGGCCGCGCGCTGCCCAGCGTCATGACGTAGGCGTCGGTCTCGATCCGAGGCCAGGCGGCCGGCGTCTTCTTCACGAGGTCCACCGAGAACTCGACGTCCATCGACGTCTCGAGGCCGGTCCCCACCACTTCGCCCTCGCCCTGCCGCGCGTGGCCGTCGCCCACGAAAAGCAGCGCGCCCGGCTCGTTCACGGGCAGGAGTACCGTCACGCCCGCGTTCAGGGCGGCGTAGTCCATGTTGCCGCCGAAGGCTCCGGGCGTCGCCGTGTTGATGGCTTCCTTCCGCGCGGGCGCCACGGCCACGCAGCCCAGCATCGGCCTGAGCGGCACGGTCAGCTCCGGCGGCCGCATGTCCGGCTCCCGGAGCCGGGCCACGCCGGCCGCGGCGTCGATCTGCCAGGTGACGCGGCGGGGCTCGCGGTCCGTGCGGTTGGCGATGGCGGCCGGATCCACCGTGTACGGCGCCAGCAGGCTCTGGGAATAGGCCGTCGCGCGATTCGGCGTGATCGACACGATGCGCACGACGAGCAGGTCGCCCGGCTCGGCGCCCTCCACGAAGAACGGGCCGGTCTGCGGGTTCGGGCCCTGCGCCACCTGCCGCCCGTTCCAATCCACGCCGCCGGCGTCCACCGTCTTGGTGATCACGGTGTCGCCCGGCTTGATGCGCAGCGCCGGCGGGTGCGCGAACGAATACGTGTTGTAGAAGCGGTCCGGCACGAACCGGTGCGTGTCGGCATGGGCCGCGCCCCCGAACGACAGGGCGAGGCACGCGGCAATCACGGAGGTCGGTCGCATCATGGCGTCGGGCGGTCGAAGAGACCGTTCAGGGTGGACGACGGGACGTTGGCCGCGGCGAGCGCGCCGAAGGTGCCCTGGTCGCGCATCTCCAGGGCCGCGCCCATCAGGGCCGACCACGCGGTGCGCGCCAGGGCGCCGCCCACGCTGATGCGGCGCACGCCCAGCGCCGCGGCCTCGGCCACGGTGATGAAGTCGGCGGCGATCAGGAGGTTCACGGGTGTCGGGGCGGCGGCATCCACCACCGCCTTGATGGCGTCCCTGTCGCGGATGCCGGGCGCGTACAGGCAATCGGCGCCCGCCGCGGCGAACGCGCGCAGGCGGCGGATGGTCTCGTCGAGATCCGGTCGCCCCACGATGAATCCCTCGGTGCGTGCCGTGAGGAGGACGCCCGTGCCGCTCTCGTCGATGGCCTGGCGCGCGGCGGCGATCCGCTCCACCGCGAGCCCGGAGTCGTAGAGCGGATGGTCCGGACTGCCCGTCGAGTCCTCGATCGACAGGCCCGCCACGCCCGTGGCCGTGGCCGCCCGCACGTTGGCCGCCACCGCCTCTGGCGCCACCGCGAAGCCCCCTTCGAAGTCGGCGTTCACGGGTACCGCCACCGCGGCGGCGACGAGCCGCAGGTGGGTCAGCGCGTCCTCCAGCCGGATCCGCGTGTCGGGCCGGCCGATGGTCCACGCGAACCCGGCGCTGGTCGTGGCGATGGCCGGGAACCCGAGGTGAGCGAGCAGGCGCGCGCCGCCGACGTCCCAGGGGTTCGGCATCAGGAAGCAGCCGGACGCGTGCAGGGCCCGGAACGCGGACACGCGCGAATCGAGGCGGGCGGCGTCGGCCATCGGAGGTCCTCGCAGGGCGCCGCGACGGAGCGCGGGGCCGGAACGGCGCCGGGCGTCAGTGGTGGCCGTCGGCCTCGATCGTGAGCCGGGGCTGCATCTCGGCGAACAGGCGGTCGCGTTCGGCGTCGAACGCGGCCTTGAGCACGGCCGGCACGGGCTCGCCCGGCGGCAGGTTCTGGTGCTCGGTGATCGGGTTCACGTACCGGCCGTTGTGCCGGAGGCCGTAGTGCAGGTGGGGGGCCGTCGCCAGCCCGGTCATGCCCACCGCGCCGACCATCTCGCCCTGATCCACGCGGGCGCCCACGCGGATGCCCGACTGGATGGCGGAGAGGTGCATGTACTCGCTCTCGTAGCCGTTGATGTGCCGGACGCGGACGGTGCGTCCGCCGCCGCTCGTCCAGCCCGCGAAGCTCACCACGCCGCTCGACACGCTGACCACGGGCGCGCCGGCCGGGGCGCCGTAGTCCACGCCGTTGTGCGCGCGGGCGTACTTGAGCACCGGGTGCATCCGCGAGCGCGAGAAACGCGACGTGATACGCGGCTCGAACTTGAGCGGCGTCTTCAGGAAGAACCGCTTCAGCGATCGACCCGCCTCGTCGAAGTAGCCGGTCTTCCCGTCCTCGAGGGCGAAGCGCATCGCCGTCAGCGTGTGGCCGTCGTTGACGAACTGGGCGGCCTGGAGCGGTCCGTAGCCGACGAACACACCGTCGTCACGCACGGACTTCTCCACCACCACCCGGTAGGTGTCGCCGGGCTGGAGCCCGCTGTTGAAGTCGATCTCACCGCCGAACACGTCGGCCATCGCCAGCGCCAGGTCGAGGCGTTCCCCGGCGCGCTCGATCGACTCGCTGAGGGACGGGGCGTCGCGATCGACGGTCCCGGACACGACCACGCGCGTGGTCCGGAGCGGGAACTCCACGACCTCGGCGGCGAAGAGCGCGATGTCGCCGTCGCGGCGCTCCGCGCGCAGCGCGCGGGTGGGATCGATCTCGTACTCGAACGAGCGGATGCGCCCGTCGAACAGCCGGTCGATCGTGTAGGTGTTGCCGGCCCGCAGCTTGCGGACGTCGAAGTTGGAGGTCACGGCCTGCACCAGCGCCGAGAGCTCCGAGTCCGGCAGCAGGTGCTTGCCGAGCATGCCGGCCACCGTCGCGCCGTTGGGCACCACGGCGGAGATGAGGTCCGAATCGGGCGGGAGCAGGATGTCGGCGAGCCGCCGCGGGGCATCGGCCAGCACGTTGCCGGTGTCGTGCGGCAGGCGATCGCGCACCACCGCCAGGCTGACGCTGAGCGTCAGACTGAGCACCCCGATGAGAACTTGTGTCCTGGCGCGCATGGCGTGGCCCGAAAGTCCAGGATTGTAACAAACGGATGCGGCCGGCCCTAGCCGCGTCCGCTCATTTCGTGGGGACGAGGAGCTGCGACGTCGTGCCGGGCTCGATACGCACGATCTGGCTCGACTTCCAGCCCGGCCGCTCCAGCACGACCTGGTAATCGCCGGGCTTGACGTCGCGCAGCGTGAGCGGCGTGGAACCCCGATCCTCGCCGTCGATGACGACCTTCGCGGGCGACGGCTCGCTCCGTACCTCGAGCACGCCGGTCGTGGCGCCCTGCAGTTCGACGTACTGCGCCGTCTGTACGCCCGGGCGAATCGTCAGCGGAATCACCCGGGGCTCGTCGGAGCCCGCCCGCACCTGGAGCACGTGGGTGCCGGGCTTCATGCGGATCGTCACGGGAGTCGCCCCGTGATCGCGGTCGTCGACGACGACGGCCGCGCCGGGCGGCGTGGAGGTGACCACGAGCTCCCCGTCGGTCCCCAGCGCCTCGCTGGGCCGGCTCGCCAGCCACCCGATCACGGCGAGCTCGACGAGGGCCACCCCCGCCAGGCCGGCCACGGCGCGGGCAGACCGCCACCACGGCACGTCATCGGAGACGGGCAGGGGCGGCTCGTAAGGCTCGGGCTCGGGATCGGGCTCCGTCACGCGCGACGGCGGTGAGGGCGCGGGCGGCGCCTCGGCGACGACCGCGGCAGGGAGATGCGCCTCTTCCACGACCGGCGCCGGCACGACCGGCGCGGGTGGCGGCGGCGGAGGTGCGACCGTCACGGGCGGCTCGTCGACGGCGGCGGCCTCCTCGAACGCGACGGGCGCATCGAGCGCGACCGGGTCCGATTGCAGCTCGGACGCCTCCACCTCGGGCGCCGGAGGCGGAGCCGCGGCCTGCGCGGCGGCCTTCTTCCGGACGCCGGACTTCTTCGATCGGGTCGGCGGCGGCTCTTGCGGCGTATCGAAGGCCACGGCGAGCGGCACGAGGTCCGGCGGCGGCGGCGCCATCAGCGGCTCGAGATCCTCGAGCGGCGCCGGGGCCGGCTCGGGCTCCGGCACGTGGAACGGCGGCATGAAGCGGCCGAAGCGCGCCACCGCCTGATCGAGCTCGGAGGGCTGCGCCAGGAGCGCGGCGTCGCTGGCCAGGAGGCGCTCGAGCGCCATTTGCGCCTCGAACAGCGTGCCGAAGTTCTTGGAGCCGAGCTGCAGCGCCCCGCGCAGCCAGTCGCGCAGCATTGGCGACAGCGGGGCGTCCACGATCGACGGCGTCTTCTGGCGCGCGCTCTCCACGAGCACGCCAAGACGGTCCGGGAACTCGTCGTCCCGCAGCCGGCGCCCCGCGACGAGGGACAGCACCGTGATGCCCACCTGCACGACGTCGCCCCGCTGGGAGACGGCCTTGCCGGCGTCGGCGGGCACGGCCACCCGCAGTGTGCGCCAGAGCTCCTCGGGCGACCACTGCACGGCGACCAGCGCCGACCCGAACACGTAGTCGGTCAGCACCAGGCGGCCCTGCGGCGTCAGCAGCAGGTGCTCGGGACCGAGCGCGCCGCTGGCCACGTCGCGCGCCTGGGTCGAGAGCAGCGCCGCCGTCGGCAGCAGCTGGCGCAGCAGCAGCATGACGACGCCGATGTCCAGCGTGAGGTTCTCGGACTCGGCCACGTCGAGGACGTCGGCCAGGCGCCATGCCGGCACGTAGTCCGAGACGACCGACGCGCTCGGGCCATCCACCTCCACGCGGTGGACGCGGGCGTACGACGTCAGGCGTTTGCCCTGAAGTTGGGCGGCGCGGTCCTGGAGCGCGGTGCGGAACCCGTCGTGGCCGGCGAGGGCCGGGTCGAGGAGCAGGTGTTCGGCGAACGTCGGCTCGGCGCCGCTCGAGCGGACGACGCGCCGGCCGAAGCCGTCGGCGAAGACTGGGGACGACGCGCTCATCCGATGGGGTTATCGGCTCCGACATCAAAGTCCGCACCACCCCGGCGCGCGCCGCCGGGAGACGCAGCCCCGGGCAAGGCCGGGCCGCCGGGCCCTCGCGAGGGCCCGCCCCGGGCGGCCCCGGACGCAGGGCCACCGACGAAACTGGCAGCGACCCGACGGTTTCGTCATGGGCGCGCGATCAGAATTCGCCGCCGCCGGGCGACGGCGCTGCTACACTGCCAGGAACTGCACGGTTCTGCCGGAATCCTCGTGCCGCGGCATGGGTGATGCCGTGCCCTTGCGACCCATGGATTCGATGGTCCTCACGGCGCTGATGGCACTGGTGGCGGGTCTGGCGCTGGGCGCCCTGGCCGCCTGGGCCCTGGCCCGGGTCCAGTTCCGTCGCGAGCTGACCGAGTCGCTCTCCACCCACCAGGCCACGGTGAGCGCGGCGCAGGCGCTCTTCCACCAGACGACCCGCCGGCTCGGCGAGGTGCAGACCGAGCTGTCGCGGGCGCGCGACGAGGTCGACAGGGCCCGCGCAGAGAGCGCGTCGCTGCGCGAGGAGCTGGCCCGCACCGGCGCGGAGCTCGCGCACGAGCGCGAGGTGGTCCCGAAGCAGCTGCACGTGCTCACGCAGGCGCAGGACCAGCTGCGCGACAGCTTCCAGGCGCTGGCCGGGGCGGCGCTCAAGACGAGCAGCGACGAGTTCCTCAAGCTCGCGCAGGAGCGCCTGACGAGCGTCGGGCACCGCGCCATCTCCGAGATCGACCGCAAGCAGGAGGCCTTCGACGCGCTGGTCGCGCCCATTCGCGACGTGCTGCAGCAGGTGGACCTCAAGCTGGGCGAGGTGGAGAAGAACCGCGCGGAGACGGGCGCCGAGATCTCGGCCCTGCTCGAAGCGATCGGGCGCAGCCAGACCCAGCTCAGGGCCGAGACGACGAATCTCGTCCGCGCGCTCCGCACGCCCACCGTGCGCGGCCGTTGGGGCGAGATGCAGCTGCGCCGCGTCGTCGAGATGGCCGGCATGCTCGAGTACTGCGACTTCGACGAGCAGACCACGACCGCCACCGACGGCGGACGGATTCGTCCGGACCTGCTCGTGCGCCTGCCCGGCGGCCGCACCGTGGTGGTCGACGCGAAGGCGCCGCTCGAGGCCTATCTCGACGCGCAGGACGCGCACGACGACCAGACGCGCGAGAAGAAGCTCGCCGATCACGCGCGCCAGGTCCGCGATCACATGGCCAAGCTGGGCGCGAAGGCCTACTGGGAGCAGTTCCACCCATCGCCGGAGTTCGTCGTGATGTTCCTGCCCGGCGAGGCGATCTTCCAGGCCGCGCTGCAGCAGGACGCGCGCCTCATCGAGTTCGGGGTGGGCGCGCAGGTGTTTCCGGCGAGCCCGCTCACGCTCATCGCCCTCCTCCGGGCCGTGGCTCACGGCTGGCGCCAGGAGCGGTTGACCCGCAACGCCGAACAGGTGAGCCGACTCGGCCGTGAGCTCTACGACCGCGTGCGCATCCTGACGGATCGCATGGAGACGCTGCGGGGACGCCTGGACGGCACGGTGCGCGCCTTCAACGAGACGGTGGCCACCTACGAAGGCCGGGTGCTCGTCACGGCACGCCGCTTCCGCGATTTGGGCGCCGCCACCGGCGACGAAATTGGCATCGTGGGCGCCGTGGACTCCACGCCGCGCTCGCCGCACGGCGTCGCGCGCCTGTTCCTGGCGCACGGCGGCGCCTCCGACCCCGACGCCGGGGACCCGGCGGAGCCGGAGGCCGGCCAGCCGTCGGATATGATGCCTCCAGCCGCCATCGGCCGCGACCGGTAGCCGCCATCCACGGAGCTCCCCCAATGTTCCGACCGTGCGTCGTCACGGCCGCGTTCGCTGCTGTCTTGAGCGTCTCGGCGTGTGGCTCGAATCCTCCTTCTCCGTCAACGACGGACGCGGCGGCTCCGGCCGCCACGCCCACGCCCGCCCCGGTCGAACCGGAAGCGCGAGGGATCATGGGCGATCCGCTCGTGCCCATGGCACTGCCCGCGGCCGAACGGCAGCGCCTCGAGGCGAATCTCGCCGCGGCCGAGGCCGAGCTCGCGAAGTCGCCGGACAGCGCCGACGCCCTCATCTGGGTCGGACGGCGCCAGGCGTATCTCTGGCAGTACCGCAAGGCGGTCGCGACGTTCACGAAGGGCATCGACCGCTTCCCGAGCGACCCGCGCTTCTACCGCCATCGCGGCCACCGGTACATCACGCTGCGCAACTTCGACGCCGCCATCTCCGACTTCGAGAAGGCGGTGCTGCTCATCGCCGGCACCAAGGACGAGATCGAGCCGGACGGCGCGCCCAACGCTAAGGGCATCCCGCGCAGCACGCTGCACTTCAACATCTGGTACCACCTGGGCCTGGCCTACTACCTGCGCGGCGATTTCGCCAACGCGCGGCGGGCGTTCGACCAGTGCATGGACGTGTCCAAGAACGACGACTCCATCGTCGCCACGAGCGACTGGCTCTGGATGACGAACATGCGCATGGGCGACAAGGCCGCCGCCGCGAAGGTGCTCGAGCGGATCACGCCCACCATGGACATCCTCGAGAACCAGTCGTACCACCGGCGGCTGCTCATGTACAAGGGCCTCGAAAAGCCCGAGGCGCTGCTGGACACGGCCAACGCGGACGACCTCACCATCGCCACGCAGGGCTACGGCGTGGCCAACTACTACCGCGTGACCGGCAACCTCGCCAAGGCCACCGAGATCTACGACAAGTGCTGGAGGGTCGGCAGTGGGCGGCGTTCGGCTTCATCGCCGCGGAAGTGGACCGCTCCAAGCTGCCGTAGGGGTGGGGTCCTAGTCTTCGTCCAGGGCACGGGCCGGGAGGTCGTCGACGCCAAGCGCCCGCGCCACATCCGCGGCCACCGAGCTCTTCCGCCAGAGGTCGCTCGGTACGGCTTCCGCCTCGGGCGCCGTGTCCTCCGCCAGCGGCCGGCGTTGGTTGGTCGGCACACCCGGATGATAGGAGCGTCGGGCGACCTCAGCGCTCCAGCGTACTGGCGATGCTGGCCAGGAACTCGTCGGCGATCCGGCGATAGCCGGCCTCGGTCGGGTGCAGGCCATCCACGCCGATGTAGCGGTTGAGGTCCTGCGACAGGGCCGCGTACAGATCGACGCCCACGGCGCCCTCGCCCCGCACGATGATCGACAGCTCGTCGTTGTAGGCGCGAATCGCGGCGTCGGGCACCGAGCGCTGCCGGCCCTGGATCGACGGCGGCAGGTAGGCGATGTACACCCGGGCGCCGCGTCGCCGGCCCTCGCGAGCCAGGTCGTTCATGCCCTTGATGGCCGCGGACACGCCGTTGGCGCCGTAGTTCAGCAGGTCCTCCGCGCCGTCGAGCAGCAGGAGCGCATCGACGCCGCGCGCGGCGTTGGCGAGCAGGTCGGCGAGCCGGGGGAACGCCGCGCTGGCGAGTTCCGGCGCGCCGGCGTTCATCACCGAGATCTGCCCGGCCTGCGAGGTGTAGCGCGACTTGAGGCGGTCCTGCAGCTGGGTGGGATACGACGCGGACGGGACCACGACGAGCGGCCCGGCGCTGACGCCGTTGACGGGCGCCGTCACCTCGCCCGCCGTGATGCTGTCGCCGAAGGCCAGGAACCGCGTGCCGGACAGGTTCGCCGTCGTGGGCGGCAGGCTCGAACCCGAACTGCCGCCGCCCGGGTCGCCGGTGCCCGTGGCCGACGTCGGGGACTCGTCGCACGCGGCCGACGCCAGACCGAGCGCGAACACGAGCGCGCCAAGCGTGGTCGCCCATCGGCGCCTCGCGATCCCAGTGCCGGTGCTCATGACGTCGCCTCCTGCCAGTCCCGTGGATGACCGGCGTGCCAGACCCTCGGCGCGCGACGGGTAGCAGCGCGACGCCGGGGCGGGGGAGGCCTCACGCGTCCCCGACTGTAGTGCAAAACGCGCCCGCGCCGGTAGACTGCCGCGCATGACCCGCCTGCTGCTGCCGCTGTTCACGCTCGTGGCCGTGATCCTCGCCGGGGCGCCGGCCGGCGCGCAGCCGGCGCCGCTGTCCGGGCTCGACGGCTACGTCGAGCGCGCCGTGCGCGAGTGGAGGATTCCGGGCCTGGCGATCGCGGTCGTGAAGGACGGCGAGATCGTGTTCGCCAAGGGCTACGGCGTGCGCCGCCTGGGATCGCCCGAGCCGGTGGACGATCGAACGCTCTTCGCGATCGGATCGACCACCAAGGCCATGACCGCCGCCGCCATCGGCATGCTGGTCGACGAAGGCAAGCTGCGCTGGGACGACCGGGTCGTGACGCACCTGCCGTGGTTCGCGCTGAAGGATCCCTACGCCACGCGCGAGCTGCGCATCCGCGACCTGCTCACCCACCGGGGCGGAGTGCCCAACACCGACGCGCTCTGGTACGAACAGCCGCGGAGCGCCCGCCAGGTCATCGAGGGGCTGCGCGAGGTGGACCTCGAGACGTCGATGCGGTCGCACTTCACCTACCAGAACGTGATGTACGCGACGGCCGGCGAAGTGGTGGCCGCCGTGAGCGGGACACCGTGGGCGGAGTTCGTGCGGACCCGCATCTTCGGGCCGCTCGGCATGACGGGCACCATCGCGACGGCCGCCACGCTCGATCGCCAGCCCAACGTGGCCCAGCCGCACTACGAGATCGACGGGAAGGTCGAGGTCATCAGGAACGCCAGCGTGGACAGCGTGGCCCCGGCCGGCGCGGTGTGGTCGAGCGTCCACGACATGGCGCAGTGGTCCAGGCTGCTCCTGGCGGGCGGCGTCGTGACGGGCGCCGGGACCGCGAACACGCGGCTGCTCAGCGACGCGGTCGTCACCGAGCTCTTCACGCCCCAGACGATGGTCGGCCCGGACGGCTTCTACCCGACCGCGCGCCTCACCGCGCCGCACTGGACCACCTACGGCCTTGGGTGGTTCCAGGAGGACTACGCCGGCGAGAAGGTGGACTTCCATACGGGGAGCATCGACGGCATGGTGGCCATTCATGGCCTCATCCGGGAGCGCAACCTGGGCGTCTTCGTGCTGGCCAATCTGGACCACGCCGAGCTCAGGCACGCGCTGATGTACCGGGTGTTCGACGCGTATCTCGGCCGCCCGGCCCGCGACTGGAGCGCCGACCTGCGCGCGCTCTATCAGGATCTGGCGAGGGAAGGCGACTCGCAGCAGAAGAAGGCGGAGGGCACGCGCGTTCCTGGCACGTCGCCATCACTGCCGCTGGACCGCTACGCCGGCACGTACGCGCACCCGGTGTACGGCCCGCTCACGGTGTCGCGCGACGGCGCGGGCCTGCGCCTGGCGTTCGGCAGCGGCTACGTCGGGCCGCTCACCCACGTCCACTACGACACGTTCACGGCCACGTGGGACGCCCGCTGGCGCGGCACGAGCCGCGTCACGTTCCAGATCGACGGCAAGGGCCGGGCCGCCGCGATCGCGACCCCGTTCGGCACCTTCACACGATCGCAGCCGTAGCGCGTCGTGCGGCGCAATGCGCCTGGCGTCGCGCGACCGCGCGCGGGTCTAGCCGTCAGCCCCCGAGCCGCTCGCCCCTCGTTCGTTCATGCCTGCGCTTCAGCCCCCGCCGGCGCCGGCCGCGCCGTGCCCGACGCGGGCCGCACGCTGATGCGGTAGCCGCTCCACGTCATCAGCATGCCGATGAGCTCGGTGACGTACAACACTTCCACGTGGCCCATGCGCGTCGCCGTCCCGCCGATCCCCGGAAGGAGCGCGCCGACGGCGATGAGCACGTTCGCCCACATCCGGTGCCGCGTGTTCGGGTCGCTGCTGTACTTCACGGCCGAGAGGATCGCGCCCCCGATCAGGAAGATGACGGCGTAGATGTTCACGATCGGGCTGAAGAGACGCACCCACTGCCACTCGAAGACGCGGCCGCTCAGGCGGTACGTCTCGACGGCGCTGTAATCGATGGGCGACAGACACACGGCCACCGACGCCGCGATCACGTAGACGATGAGCAGCGTCGTGAGCGCGTTCGCCGTCTTCCGGCCGAGCATCAGGTAGACGGTGCCCTGGGCCAGCGGCGCGCCGCCGAGGAGCGCGCCCGAGATGTACCAGGCCCTGAACACGATCGGGTTCCACCCCAGGAGCGTCGTGGTGGCCTCGGTGAAGGTGCCGATGCCGTAGGTGGCGATGCCGATCGCCCACCACAGCAGGTGCAGGCGGTCGGGGAACTGCCGGTAGCGCCGGAAGATCTCCAGCGAGAACGGCACCGCGAGCACCGTCGTGACGATCGGGATGAAGTGGACGGCTGAGGGACCCATGGCGTGCTCCTCTGGTGGGGCGGCTAGAAGGCGCCGATGTTGAGGCCGACCGTGAAACTCCGGCCGCGCGCGGGCGCGAACTGGAACTGCTCACGGTAGTACCGGTCGCCCAGGTTCTCCACGGCGAAGGTCAGGCCGACACGGTGGCGATCGCGGGACAGGTTCACGCCCCACGCCAGGCGATGCACGGCGAAGCCGTCGAGGGCCAGCAGATCCTGCGGGATGATGAACGGCGACTCCAGCAGCGTCACGGCCACCCGGTTCACCTTGCCCTGGGCTCGCACGCCGTACTCGACCCAGTAGCGGCCGCGGGGCTCGGTGTAACGCGCCGACGCCACGACCTTCGAGGGCGTGATGTTGTCGGCAGGCGTGTCGGCCAGATCCTGGCCGGCCGGCCCCTCGCCCTTGGTGATCGTGCCGCGGGTGAAGGCGGTGGAGAGCCCGAGCGACCACACCCCGTAGGTCGTCACGATGGGCGCGTCCAGGGAGGCTTCGATCCCGCGGATGCGGACGTCGCCGAAGTTCACGGCCTGGGCGAGCGGACCGGCCGAGGTGGTGGCCACGACCAGGTCCTGCGCGATGAAGTTCTTGTACTGGTTCACGAACCCATAGATGCCGCCCGTGACGCGGCCGGTCGCGAACTTCGCGCCGACGTCGAAGTTGTTCCCGGTCTCGGGCTTCACCTTGATGTTCGGCGCCAGGTTGCCCGCCGTGGCCGGGCCCGCGAACAGCAGCTCCTCGAGGTTCGGGTGCCGGTAGCTCCGGCCGAAGCGGACGAACGGGCTCACCGCGCCCCCGGGGTTCCCCACGAGGCCGATGTCGCCGGTGAGGGCGTTCCTGGTGATGGACTCCCCGGCCGGATCGGGCAGCGTCGCCGGATCGATGGGAGGCGTGGCGCCGGCCACCACCGGCGTCACGTCGTACCCGGGCGTGTTCTTCGTGGTGACGTCGTAGAAGTCGCCGCGCAGGCCGCCGATGATCGACAGGCGCGGGGCGACCCGCCACTCGTCCTGCGCGAAGACGGCGATGTCGCGCAGCGCCGCGTCGGGCACGCGGACCGGGCGCGCCACCGACGGCGGCCCCAGCTGCACGGGCGACGGGAAGACCACGGGCGCCGGGCCGCGCGCCCCGAGCACCACCTGTCCGAGCATCGAGGTGGTGGTCGTCGTCGTCCGGCGATCGCTGCTCCTGTCGCGGTAGAACGTCAGGCCCGTCGTCAGCACGTGGTTGGACGCCGGCGTCAGCACCGCCTGCAGGTCCACGCCCGGCGTCCAGACACGCTGTTCGGTCTCGGACAGGATCGAGAGCCGGAAGACCGTGATCGGGAAGAACGTGACGGCGGTCGGCGCCGGGAACTGCACGGGCAGGGTGTTCTCCAGCAGGCGCTCGACGCGCTGGTAGTAGGCCGTCAGCGACAGGTTCGCGAGCCAGGGCGTGATCGCCTGGGCCTCGTAGCGCGCCGAGATCTTGTCGAGGCTGCTGTTGGGCAGCGAGGTGGCGTTGAAGAAGTACGGCTGGGCGAAGTCGGGGAAGCCGATGTCCTCCACGCGGCGCCGCTGGTAGCGGACGCGCAGCCGCCGGTTGTCACCAAGGCGCACCAGCCCGGTGGCGTTCACGAAGTTGCCCTTGGCCTGGGAGTTGGGCACCGTGTTGTCGGTGCGCACGTAGGGTGTGTTGAACGGGTCGGGGAAGGCCCTGAAGTTGAACCCGAAGTTCGAGTCGATCGTGTCGGCCTGGACGATCTGCCGGGACGCGAAGAAGGGGTTCGTGTCCTCCACGTCGAGGTTG contains these protein-coding regions:
- a CDS encoding SGNH/GDSL hydrolase family protein; this translates as MSTGTGIARRRWATTLGALVFALGLASAACDESPTSATGTGDPGGGSSGSSLPPTTANLSGTRFLAFGDSITAGEVTAPVNGVSAGPLVVVPSASYPTQLQDRLKSRYTSQAGQISVMNAGAPELASAAFPRLADLLANAARGVDALLLLDGAEDLLNYGANGVSAAIKGMNDLAREGRRRGARVYIAYLPPSIQGRQRSVPDAAIRAYNDELSIIVRGEGAVGVDLYAALSQDLNRYIGVDGLHPTEAGYRRIADEFLASIASTLER
- a CDS encoding serine hydrolase gives rise to the protein MTRLLLPLFTLVAVILAGAPAGAQPAPLSGLDGYVERAVREWRIPGLAIAVVKDGEIVFAKGYGVRRLGSPEPVDDRTLFAIGSTTKAMTAAAIGMLVDEGKLRWDDRVVTHLPWFALKDPYATRELRIRDLLTHRGGVPNTDALWYEQPRSARQVIEGLREVDLETSMRSHFTYQNVMYATAGEVVAAVSGTPWAEFVRTRIFGPLGMTGTIATAATLDRQPNVAQPHYEIDGKVEVIRNASVDSVAPAGAVWSSVHDMAQWSRLLLAGGVVTGAGTANTRLLSDAVVTELFTPQTMVGPDGFYPTARLTAPHWTTYGLGWFQEDYAGEKVDFHTGSIDGMVAIHGLIRERNLGVFVLANLDHAELRHALMYRVFDAYLGRPARDWSADLRALYQDLAREGDSQQKKAEGTRVPGTSPSLPLDRYAGTYAHPVYGPLTVSRDGAGLRLAFGSGYVGPLTHVHYDTFTATWDARWRGTSRVTFQIDGKGRAAAIATPFGTFTRSQP
- the rmuC gene encoding DNA recombination protein RmuC, producing MDSMVLTALMALVAGLALGALAAWALARVQFRRELTESLSTHQATVSAAQALFHQTTRRLGEVQTELSRARDEVDRARAESASLREELARTGAELAHEREVVPKQLHVLTQAQDQLRDSFQALAGAALKTSSDEFLKLAQERLTSVGHRAISEIDRKQEAFDALVAPIRDVLQQVDLKLGEVEKNRAETGAEISALLEAIGRSQTQLRAETTNLVRALRTPTVRGRWGEMQLRRVVEMAGMLEYCDFDEQTTTATDGGRIRPDLLVRLPGGRTVVVDAKAPLEAYLDAQDAHDDQTREKKLADHARQVRDHMAKLGAKAYWEQFHPSPEFVVMFLPGEAIFQAALQQDARLIEFGVGAQVFPASPLTLIALLRAVAHGWRQERLTRNAEQVSRLGRELYDRVRILTDRMETLRGRLDGTVRAFNETVATYEGRVLVTARRFRDLGAATGDEIGIVGAVDSTPRSPHGVARLFLAHGGASDPDAGDPAEPEAGQPSDMMPPAAIGRDR
- a CDS encoding tetratricopeptide repeat protein, which gives rise to MGDPLVPMALPAAERQRLEANLAAAEAELAKSPDSADALIWVGRRQAYLWQYRKAVATFTKGIDRFPSDPRFYRHRGHRYITLRNFDAAISDFEKAVLLIAGTKDEIEPDGAPNAKGIPRSTLHFNIWYHLGLAYYLRGDFANARRAFDQCMDVSKNDDSIVATSDWLWMTNMRMGDKAAAAKVLERITPTMDILENQSYHRRLLMYKGLEKPEALLDTANADDLTIATQGYGVANYYRVTGNLAKATEIYDKCWRVGSGRRSASSPRKWTAPSCRRGGVLVFVQGTGREVVDAKRPRHIRGHRALPPEVARYGFRLGRRVLRQRPALVGRHTRMIGASGDLSAPAYWRCWPGTRRRSGDSRPRSGAGHPRRCSG